From a region of the Mycobacterium intracellulare ATCC 13950 genome:
- a CDS encoding glycosyltransferase: MIFVIMGMEVHPFDRLARAVDELARTDAVGEDFFVQLGTCKFEPRHAAFERFLSFGDVCTHIRRASVAVTHAGAGSTLLCVEQGKHPVLVPRRSSRGEHVDEHQLPFAEKMAGAGLATVARETEELPAAIAATRSRSAPPDALGRARELTGWLETFWRGLA; the protein is encoded by the coding sequence GTGATCTTCGTGATCATGGGGATGGAGGTCCATCCCTTCGACCGGCTGGCGCGCGCGGTGGACGAGCTGGCGCGCACCGACGCGGTGGGGGAGGACTTTTTCGTACAGCTCGGAACCTGCAAATTCGAGCCGCGCCACGCCGCGTTCGAGCGCTTCCTGTCCTTCGGGGACGTCTGCACGCACATCCGGCGGGCCTCCGTCGCAGTGACCCACGCGGGCGCCGGATCGACGCTGCTGTGCGTCGAGCAAGGGAAACATCCCGTGCTGGTGCCGCGTCGCTCGTCGCGCGGGGAGCACGTCGATGAGCACCAGCTGCCGTTCGCCGAGAAGATGGCGGGTGCCGGGCTGGCGACCGTGGCCCGGGAAACAGAGGAGCTCCCGGCGGCCATCGCGGCGACGCGGTCCCGATCGGCGCCACCCGATGCGCTGGGCCGGGCCCGCGAACTCACCGGGTGGCTGGAGACGTTCTGGCGGGGCCTGGCCTGA
- a CDS encoding glycosyltransferase family 4 protein produces MLWLSPWTRPAVRVQAEALLRHGADVLLVTSDQHPESDAARDYELVLDPRFRTAATWLPTLKAWRRVRRFRPDIVIAELVRDPRWIALAGRAPRIQVVHDDRPHDPDELTPAYERAVFDRWAARSAATITYSDYVAAAVSARRDVAGTPVHVVPLASDLDLDRVPPFVGPERRRDFVMFGRLNPYKNVDVVLAAWQRHVIGGGWRGDNLVLVGDGPLDAEALPKHTLWRNGSFRYADVIPTLAAAKGSLAHYRRASQSGVQSLSMQLGVMPIVSTAGALPEYQPAGLPPIGVDDVAGLAAAFDLLADPVTAARLGAEAARHYAHRCAVDLVAVRILDVIAQVLDRRR; encoded by the coding sequence GTGCTGTGGCTTTCGCCGTGGACGCGACCGGCGGTGCGGGTGCAAGCCGAAGCGCTGCTGCGCCACGGTGCCGACGTGCTGTTGGTCACCTCCGATCAGCATCCGGAATCGGACGCCGCGCGCGATTACGAGTTGGTGCTCGACCCGCGCTTTCGCACGGCCGCGACCTGGCTGCCGACCCTGAAGGCCTGGCGCCGCGTCCGCCGCTTCCGGCCCGACATCGTGATCGCCGAACTGGTCCGGGATCCGCGCTGGATCGCGTTGGCCGGGCGAGCCCCCCGCATTCAGGTGGTACACGACGATCGGCCGCACGACCCCGACGAACTGACCCCGGCCTACGAGCGCGCCGTGTTCGACCGCTGGGCCGCGCGCTCGGCCGCCACCATCACCTACAGCGACTATGTCGCGGCCGCGGTGTCCGCGCGCCGCGATGTCGCCGGTACGCCGGTGCATGTCGTGCCGTTGGCCAGCGACCTCGATCTCGACCGCGTTCCGCCGTTCGTGGGGCCCGAACGGCGCCGCGATTTCGTCATGTTCGGCCGGCTCAACCCGTACAAGAACGTCGATGTCGTGCTGGCGGCCTGGCAGCGGCATGTGATCGGCGGCGGCTGGCGAGGCGACAACCTGGTGCTCGTCGGCGACGGGCCGCTGGACGCCGAAGCCCTGCCCAAACACACGCTCTGGCGCAACGGCAGCTTCCGCTACGCCGATGTCATCCCCACGCTGGCCGCCGCCAAAGGGTCGCTCGCCCACTATCGGCGCGCCTCACAGAGTGGCGTGCAGTCGCTCTCGATGCAGCTGGGCGTCATGCCGATCGTGTCGACCGCCGGCGCATTGCCCGAATACCAGCCGGCGGGTTTGCCCCCGATCGGGGTCGACGACGTCGCCGGGCTCGCCGCCGCTTTCGACCTCCTGGCCGATCCGGTGACCGCGGCCCGCCTGGGGGCCGAAGCGGCGCGCCACTACGCGCACCGATGCGCGGTTGACCTTGTCGCCGTGCGCATTTTGGACGTCATCGCCCAGGTGCTGGATCGCCGGCGGTGA
- a CDS encoding glycosyltransferase, translating into MTRETDRAYLKRPVGDTAGLPPTRSLAVLIVSQRGHESLEVCLDSVAEHLPELPVHVYDRSGSGHAELAAKYPAVRWFSGQANVGFAAACNTLVEHMPADTDLLLLDPHAHLLGPLNRTRELLGQPRVAAVSPLARDAAAPDRAPWDVAARRHTVSRELRAAGGRAGPHRRTTPARRYSHQPPESRSIDGDLAPICLVISRAAWNTIGPFDEEYFGYGEVADWQARARAAGWRILLADELGVERRDPVSDDGPRQRRDRDLARTNTALLLEHHNSVHHADVYLAGTAALQRLRRGKRARRQTGLPSIVIATNRLVYGGAERQKALLATELDRRGYAVTVVCVQRFGPLIAEIPDTVRVIRQPWWAPMVDMTEGPAVLITGDTNTEVGFGTLWRAAGRSRRWLVAPHVPPEEDRPIYSRPLAAAMRRADGFIVLAQRHWDMLTKQHRLRGRYFVAPNGVADLGEPSPRHRGAGRPLHLVMLSRIVEHKNPHLLIEALSGLAEMPWRLSIFGDGPDRERLQARTPAGLGDRVQWRGWSAGPGPALADADLLCVPSRSEAFPVVILEAMARAVPVAASAICAVPEMLDFGGAGFLVEPVSALGWREHLARIMAEPDALPSVGRRGYERMRKHYTVEAMADAYLGAIGAVL; encoded by the coding sequence ATGACCCGTGAAACGGACCGGGCATATCTGAAGCGCCCAGTCGGCGACACCGCCGGCCTGCCGCCCACGCGCTCGCTGGCCGTGCTGATCGTGAGCCAACGCGGCCACGAGTCGCTCGAGGTCTGCCTCGACAGCGTCGCCGAGCATCTACCCGAGCTGCCGGTTCACGTCTACGACCGCAGCGGCTCGGGGCATGCGGAACTCGCCGCGAAATATCCTGCGGTCCGGTGGTTTTCGGGCCAGGCGAACGTCGGTTTCGCCGCGGCCTGCAACACGCTGGTGGAGCACATGCCCGCCGATACAGACCTCCTGCTGCTGGACCCCCATGCCCACCTGCTGGGGCCGCTGAACCGGACCCGCGAGTTACTTGGTCAGCCCAGGGTGGCGGCGGTTTCGCCGCTCGCACGCGACGCCGCCGCGCCGGACCGGGCGCCGTGGGACGTCGCCGCCCGCCGCCACACCGTCAGCCGCGAGCTGCGCGCGGCGGGCGGGCGCGCCGGCCCGCACCGTCGCACGACGCCCGCACGGCGGTACTCTCACCAGCCTCCCGAATCGCGAAGCATCGACGGCGATTTGGCTCCGATCTGCCTGGTGATCAGCCGCGCGGCCTGGAACACCATCGGCCCCTTCGACGAGGAGTACTTCGGCTACGGCGAGGTGGCCGACTGGCAGGCCCGGGCCCGCGCCGCCGGCTGGCGCATCCTGCTCGCCGACGAGCTCGGCGTCGAGCGCCGCGACCCGGTGAGCGACGACGGCCCCCGACAGCGCCGCGACCGGGACCTGGCGCGAACCAACACCGCGCTGTTGCTCGAACATCACAACAGCGTCCACCACGCGGACGTGTACCTGGCCGGCACAGCCGCCCTGCAGCGGCTACGGCGGGGCAAACGCGCGCGCCGGCAAACCGGCCTGCCGTCGATAGTCATCGCCACCAACCGCCTGGTCTACGGGGGCGCCGAGCGGCAAAAGGCGCTCTTGGCAACGGAATTGGACCGCCGCGGCTACGCGGTCACTGTCGTCTGCGTGCAGCGGTTCGGCCCGCTGATCGCCGAAATTCCGGACACGGTGCGGGTGATCCGCCAGCCGTGGTGGGCGCCGATGGTCGACATGACCGAGGGCCCGGCGGTGCTGATCACCGGCGACACCAATACCGAGGTGGGCTTCGGCACGTTGTGGCGCGCCGCCGGCCGGAGCCGTCGATGGCTGGTCGCACCGCACGTCCCTCCCGAGGAGGACCGGCCGATCTACTCGCGGCCACTGGCCGCGGCGATGCGCCGCGCGGACGGATTCATCGTTTTGGCACAACGCCATTGGGACATGCTGACCAAACAGCACCGGCTCCGGGGACGGTACTTCGTCGCGCCCAACGGCGTCGCCGACCTCGGGGAGCCGAGCCCCCGGCATCGCGGCGCCGGCCGACCGCTGCACCTGGTCATGCTCTCACGCATCGTCGAGCACAAGAACCCGCATCTGCTGATCGAGGCGCTGAGCGGCCTCGCTGAGATGCCCTGGCGATTGTCGATTTTCGGCGACGGGCCCGATCGAGAGAGGCTGCAGGCACGCACACCCGCCGGGTTGGGGGATCGCGTCCAGTGGCGGGGATGGTCGGCCGGGCCGGGCCCCGCGCTGGCCGACGCGGACCTGCTGTGTGTTCCCAGCCGCTCCGAGGCCTTCCCGGTGGTGATCCTCGAGGCGATGGCCAGGGCGGTGCCGGTCGCGGCGTCGGCGATTTGTGCTGTCCCGGAAATGTTGGATTTCGGAGGGGCGGGGTTCCTGGTCGAGCCCGTCTCCGCGTTGGGGTGGCGAGAACACTTGGCCCGGATCATGGCGGAGCCCGACGCGCTGCCGTCGGTCGGACGACGCGGCTATGAGCGCATGCGCAAGCACTACACGGTGGAGGCGATGGCCGACGCCTACCTGGGCGCGATCGGGGCTGTGCTGTGA
- a CDS encoding flippase, with protein MTEPTAPAAVVPTVPLARMAHAFSIQLICRALGMLASVVSVAMTARYLGPGRYGQLTIAVAFVAMWTSFADLGIATVIVRRVTSGRGELERLVRINSGLALLYCGPLAVLAAGSGLLIYHDTQVRVMLVVLAGGLLLQTMTTRFEPVFLATVRFSAVAISDVAARVSTLAMVAWLVAAHSDVIWFAVAQLIPPAVQLLIQGAAAMRHISVRPLFAPREAADLLRESLPLIGFMIVGLLYCRADGVILSLLSTHSEVGVYGLALTISFNTIVVSLIFHKSTLATATELFSRDVAAFARFLRRSVELMYFVAVPIAVVGVLLAGPLIGLFGKSAFIERGTPTLALLFVAAALRFVGGTLGQGLVASHHQQVLLWLTVATLALNVALNLALAGRFGAVGPGVALVCTELFNMTISSWWLRRRCGYRTPVPFVLRLLIPTGASVVVTLLLSGHHVILVLSAAAVAYLATSATFGPITWSTLTSLRATLREEQLTA; from the coding sequence ATGACCGAGCCAACGGCACCCGCCGCGGTGGTGCCCACGGTGCCGCTCGCGCGGATGGCTCACGCGTTCTCGATCCAGCTGATCTGCCGGGCGCTGGGGATGCTCGCGTCCGTGGTTTCGGTGGCGATGACCGCCCGCTATCTGGGTCCCGGACGCTACGGCCAGCTCACCATCGCGGTGGCGTTCGTCGCGATGTGGACCAGCTTCGCCGATCTGGGCATCGCCACCGTCATCGTGCGGCGGGTGACCTCCGGGCGTGGCGAACTCGAACGCCTGGTGCGCATCAACAGCGGCCTGGCCCTTCTCTACTGCGGTCCCCTCGCGGTGCTGGCGGCCGGGTCGGGGCTGCTCATCTATCACGACACCCAGGTGCGGGTGATGCTCGTCGTGCTGGCGGGCGGGCTGCTGCTGCAGACCATGACGACACGGTTCGAACCGGTATTCCTTGCCACCGTCCGGTTCTCCGCGGTGGCCATCTCCGACGTCGCCGCCCGGGTGAGCACGCTGGCCATGGTCGCCTGGCTGGTCGCGGCGCACTCGGACGTCATCTGGTTCGCGGTCGCACAGCTGATCCCACCGGCCGTGCAGCTACTGATCCAGGGCGCCGCCGCGATGCGGCACATCTCGGTACGGCCGCTGTTCGCCCCGCGGGAAGCCGCCGACCTGTTACGGGAAAGCTTGCCGCTGATCGGATTTATGATCGTCGGGCTCCTGTACTGCCGCGCCGACGGCGTGATCCTGTCCCTGCTGAGCACCCACTCCGAGGTGGGCGTGTACGGGCTGGCCCTGACGATCTCGTTCAACACGATCGTGGTTTCGCTGATCTTCCACAAGTCGACGCTGGCGACGGCCACCGAGCTGTTCTCGCGCGACGTGGCGGCGTTCGCCCGTTTTCTGCGCCGCAGCGTCGAATTGATGTACTTCGTTGCGGTTCCGATCGCCGTTGTGGGCGTGCTGCTGGCCGGACCGCTGATCGGGTTGTTCGGCAAGAGCGCGTTCATCGAACGCGGGACGCCCACACTGGCGTTGCTGTTCGTCGCCGCGGCCCTGCGGTTCGTCGGTGGCACCCTGGGCCAGGGGTTGGTGGCTTCCCATCATCAACAGGTCCTGCTGTGGCTGACGGTGGCGACCCTCGCGCTCAACGTCGCGCTCAACCTCGCCCTGGCCGGGCGGTTCGGCGCCGTCGGCCCCGGTGTGGCGCTGGTGTGCACGGAACTGTTCAACATGACGATCTCGAGCTGGTGGCTGCGCCGACGCTGCGGTTACCGCACGCCCGTGCCGTTCGTGCTGCGCTTGCTGATTCCGACGGGGGCGAGCGTGGTTGTGACACTGCTGCTTTCGGGTCACCACGTAATCCTGGTACTGTCCGCCGCAGCCGTCGCCTACCTGGCCACCAGCGCGACCTTCGGCCCGATCACCTGGTCGACCCTGACCTCTCTGCGGGCCACGCTGCGCGAAGAGCAGCTGACGGCATGA
- a CDS encoding sugar transferase, with amino-acid sequence MRQSVIVPNTVDVVAPSWRQLKAWPAGTTASHRSEAAGPPVIAPAAAPAAANTAQRWQDRYSQGLRISDSVIVFASVMLAQYVRFGEIANTSGYSDPTMTLFSFLFAALWLSALAIFQTRSTRIIGAGIEEYRRIGTASFWTFGIIAMVTLLAKVDLARGYLAIALPVGTVGLLASRSVWRKHICHKRVQGECQTRVLAIGDRQSVTHLAHELDRNPVAGCVVVGVCIPGYGPARGNTLTIGGRQVPILGDQTQVATAIGSCGADTVAVTQTDHFGMHGIRELLWQLETLDVDLVVSPGVMDVTEARLTLRLTGGLPLLHVDKPQYEGAHRFQKQAFDFVFSLAALVATAPVLVAAAIAIKLTSKGPVFYPSERIGTDGKPFTMLKFRTMVDGADTQLEHLLAVNEGAGGMLFKMRQDPRVTPIGRILRRYSIDELPQFINVLKGDMSVVGPRPPLRREVDNYDGEVKRRLLVKPGVSGLWQVSGRSDLSWEESVRLDLSYVDNWSMSGDLMIVAKTVKAVLTSHGAY; translated from the coding sequence ATGCGTCAGTCGGTGATCGTTCCCAACACAGTGGATGTCGTGGCGCCCAGCTGGCGGCAGCTCAAGGCCTGGCCGGCGGGCACGACGGCGTCGCACCGCAGCGAGGCCGCGGGCCCGCCCGTGATCGCCCCCGCCGCGGCTCCGGCTGCTGCGAATACCGCACAGCGCTGGCAGGACCGCTACTCGCAGGGTCTGCGCATCAGTGACTCGGTGATCGTCTTCGCGTCGGTGATGCTCGCCCAGTACGTCCGCTTCGGGGAGATCGCGAACACCTCGGGTTACTCGGACCCGACCATGACGCTGTTCTCCTTCCTGTTCGCGGCGCTGTGGCTGTCGGCCCTCGCGATATTCCAAACGCGCTCAACGCGAATCATCGGCGCGGGGATCGAGGAGTACCGCCGGATCGGCACCGCCTCCTTCTGGACGTTCGGGATCATCGCCATGGTGACGTTGCTCGCCAAGGTCGATCTGGCCCGCGGCTATCTGGCGATCGCGCTTCCCGTCGGCACCGTGGGATTGCTGGCCAGCCGCAGCGTGTGGCGAAAGCACATCTGCCACAAGCGCGTCCAGGGTGAGTGCCAGACCCGCGTCTTGGCGATCGGAGACCGGCAATCGGTCACGCACCTCGCACACGAACTGGACCGTAACCCGGTGGCCGGGTGCGTCGTGGTCGGCGTCTGCATCCCCGGTTACGGGCCGGCGCGCGGCAACACCCTGACGATCGGCGGCCGTCAGGTCCCGATCCTGGGCGACCAAACCCAGGTGGCGACGGCGATCGGCAGCTGCGGCGCGGACACCGTCGCGGTGACCCAAACGGATCACTTTGGGATGCACGGGATCAGGGAGCTGCTGTGGCAGCTGGAGACCCTGGACGTCGACCTGGTGGTGTCGCCCGGCGTCATGGACGTCACCGAGGCGCGGTTGACCCTGCGCCTGACCGGCGGGCTGCCGCTGCTGCACGTCGACAAGCCGCAATACGAAGGGGCGCACCGCTTTCAGAAGCAGGCCTTCGACTTCGTGTTCTCGCTGGCGGCGCTGGTCGCCACAGCACCGGTGCTGGTCGCCGCTGCCATCGCCATCAAGCTGACCAGCAAGGGCCCCGTCTTCTACCCGTCGGAACGCATCGGCACCGACGGAAAGCCCTTTACGATGCTGAAGTTCCGCACGATGGTCGACGGTGCGGACACTCAACTCGAGCACCTGCTGGCCGTCAACGAGGGCGCCGGCGGCATGCTGTTCAAGATGCGCCAGGACCCCCGGGTCACCCCCATCGGCAGAATTCTCCGCCGGTACAGCATCGATGAGCTCCCGCAATTCATCAACGTCCTCAAGGGGGACATGAGCGTCGTCGGGCCCCGGCCCCCGTTGCGCCGCGAAGTCGACAACTACGACGGCGAGGTCAAGAGGCGCTTGCTGGTGAAGCCGGGCGTCAGCGGGCTGTGGCAGGTGAGCGGCCGGTCGGACCTGTCCTGGGAAGAGTCGGTGCGCCTGGATCTGTCCTACGTCGACAACTGGTCGATGTCGGGTGATCTGATGATCGTCGCCAAGACGGTGAAAGCGGTCCTGACAAGCCACGGAGCCTACTAG
- a CDS encoding dTDP-4-dehydrorhamnose 3,5-epimerase family protein: protein MKYTPTKVAGVTIIDFELNHDHRGFSSRSFSARDFANHGLDFEVAQTNIYFNYTRGTVRGLYRRVPPHAEAKLVRCTRGAIAAVAVDVRPDSLTYGDHVMVQLSADDQRTLFLPPYVAYGFQTQVDDTEVTFHVSGQYAMADEQGIRWDDPEFGISWPIPVTVISEQDASWPSRKSRLAPVEQVASCVSR from the coding sequence GTGAAGTACACGCCCACCAAGGTCGCCGGGGTGACAATCATCGACTTCGAACTCAACCACGACCATCGCGGGTTCTCCTCACGTTCGTTCTCCGCCCGTGACTTCGCCAACCATGGGCTGGATTTCGAAGTCGCGCAGACGAATATCTACTTCAACTACACCCGCGGCACCGTGCGTGGCCTGTACCGCCGGGTGCCGCCGCACGCCGAGGCGAAACTGGTCCGTTGCACGCGCGGTGCCATCGCCGCCGTCGCGGTCGACGTCCGCCCCGACTCGCTGACCTACGGCGACCACGTGATGGTGCAGTTGAGCGCCGACGACCAACGCACGCTGTTCTTGCCCCCGTATGTCGCTTATGGCTTCCAGACGCAGGTCGACGACACCGAGGTCACCTTTCACGTCAGCGGCCAGTACGCGATGGCCGACGAGCAGGGGATCCGCTGGGACGACCCCGAATTCGGAATCTCATGGCCGATACCGGTCACCGTCATCTCCGAGCAAGACGCGAGCTGGCCCTCGCGCAAATCCAGATTGGCACCAGTCGAACAGGTGGCATCATGCGTCAGTCGGTGA
- a CDS encoding PPE family protein, with protein sequence MIDFGALPPEVNSARMYAGPGPFSLMAAAVAWDALAAELHAAASCYRSVIAGLTTGRWLGPSSLTMASAYAPYMAWMAGAGARAAETAGQARLAVEVFEAAFAMTVPPPAVAANRAQLATLVATNFFGQNTAAIAATEAEYGEMWAQDAAAMYAYAAGSAAACEVTPFTPAPNVTNESGVAQQAAAVGKATSETEQANLANVVSKVPNSLHQLSSPMKTGTTLLSDVVTDTSSGAGDAITGAGAGAGDAANSSIMTGLASGIPGAIPSAFSAAATPLYGMSSILGIAQTAQGLAKAAGDGVMAAASGAASAASSGAGALGSIGSLGSGIFGSLGKAAMLGPLAVPASWTSVIPAAHSAVSALPAINLAGANVPPSVMGSLPRLAAASGKNLGPRYGVIPTVMTRPLSAGYA encoded by the coding sequence GTGATCGATTTCGGAGCGCTTCCCCCGGAGGTCAATTCCGCGCGGATGTACGCCGGTCCCGGCCCCTTCTCGCTGATGGCCGCGGCGGTGGCCTGGGACGCTTTGGCCGCCGAACTGCACGCCGCGGCGAGTTGCTACCGCTCGGTGATCGCCGGGTTGACCACCGGACGCTGGCTGGGCCCGTCGTCGCTGACCATGGCGTCGGCGTACGCGCCATACATGGCGTGGATGGCCGGCGCCGGAGCGCGAGCCGCGGAGACGGCCGGTCAAGCCAGACTCGCCGTGGAGGTTTTCGAGGCCGCCTTCGCGATGACCGTCCCGCCGCCCGCGGTCGCGGCCAACCGGGCGCAGCTCGCGACGCTGGTTGCGACCAACTTCTTCGGGCAGAACACCGCCGCCATCGCGGCCACCGAGGCCGAATACGGCGAGATGTGGGCGCAGGACGCCGCGGCGATGTATGCGTACGCCGCGGGTTCGGCGGCCGCGTGCGAGGTGACACCGTTCACCCCGGCGCCGAACGTGACGAACGAGAGTGGGGTGGCCCAGCAGGCCGCCGCGGTCGGGAAGGCCACCTCGGAGACGGAGCAGGCGAACCTGGCGAATGTGGTGTCCAAGGTGCCCAACTCGCTGCACCAGCTGTCCTCGCCGATGAAAACCGGGACCACCCTCCTCAGCGACGTCGTCACCGATACCAGTTCTGGCGCCGGGGATGCCATTACCGGCGCTGGGGCCGGCGCAGGCGATGCGGCCAATTCGTCGATCATGACCGGCCTCGCGTCGGGCATCCCCGGCGCCATCCCCAGCGCATTCTCGGCGGCGGCGACCCCCCTCTACGGCATGTCCTCCATCCTCGGCATAGCCCAGACCGCGCAGGGCTTGGCAAAAGCCGCCGGCGACGGCGTCATGGCCGCTGCCTCGGGGGCCGCGAGTGCGGCCAGTTCGGGTGCCGGAGCGCTCGGATCGATCGGATCGCTCGGATCCGGCATCTTCGGCAGCCTCGGCAAGGCGGCCATGCTGGGTCCGTTGGCGGTGCCGGCGAGCTGGACCAGCGTGATTCCCGCCGCCCACAGCGCCGTGTCGGCGCTACCCGCGATCAACCTCGCCGGCGCCAACGTGCCGCCCAGCGTCATGGGCTCGCTGCCCCGTCTCGCCGCCGCCTCGGGCAAGAACCTCGGGCCACGTTACGGCGTGATCCCGACCGTGATGACACGCCCGCTGTCCGCCGGATACGCGTAG
- a CDS encoding TetR/AcrR family transcriptional regulator yields MTTHSTDGRADATRQQILRAASHQFARRPYHDVGLDDILAEAELTKGAMYFHFKSKHALAVAIIESQVEDGAAGVRDLLTRGLSGLETLIDFSYLIAVRDIKIDLVRSGLNLMESVGLPDGMQEKLFDRWIKNLGKVAEQAMAEGDINEQCDPQDIGRMMVSLHMGLRKTSNLDDPERFLGDLEKCWSLLLTGILQPDRIDYFRQFLRRRATLAINTSSTDDDAQ; encoded by the coding sequence ATGACGACACATTCGACTGACGGACGCGCCGACGCGACCCGGCAACAGATTCTGCGGGCCGCGTCGCACCAGTTCGCCCGTAGGCCCTACCACGACGTCGGGCTCGACGACATTCTCGCCGAGGCCGAACTGACCAAGGGCGCAATGTATTTCCACTTCAAGTCGAAGCACGCGCTGGCGGTCGCGATCATCGAAAGCCAGGTCGAGGACGGCGCGGCCGGCGTGCGTGACCTGCTGACGCGCGGGCTCTCGGGCCTCGAGACGCTCATCGACTTCTCGTATCTGATCGCCGTCCGGGACATCAAGATTGACCTCGTCAGGTCGGGACTGAACCTGATGGAGTCGGTCGGCCTGCCCGACGGGATGCAGGAAAAGTTGTTCGACCGCTGGATCAAAAACCTGGGCAAAGTCGCCGAGCAGGCCATGGCCGAGGGCGACATCAATGAACAATGCGACCCGCAGGACATCGGCCGCATGATGGTGTCCCTGCACATGGGACTGCGAAAGACCAGCAACCTGGACGACCCGGAACGGTTCCTGGGCGACTTGGAAAAGTGCTGGTCCTTGCTGCTCACCGGGATACTTCAACCGGACCGAATCGACTACTTCCGCCAATTCCTCAGGCGGCGTGCGACGCTCGCCATCAACACCAGTTCCACCGATGACGACGCGCAGTAA